The sequence below is a genomic window from Pectinophora gossypiella chromosome 21, ilPecGoss1.1, whole genome shotgun sequence.
GTCTGATGCTGCAGTGCAATGTGCAGGAACTGGCTGAGAGGATACTGGAAGAGTACAGGAGGACTGCTAAAATTGTAAGTAGAATACTAAATTAGACAGAAATATTATACCacatataatattacatttattacaaaGGTTTTCTGGAATCTTCCAGAATACTATTACTTATCACTAGTATATTGTACCtttaaatacatacacacaaaataagatcacgcctatttcccgttggggtaagcaCTCTGCTTATATGGTCTCTACCATGGAATGTACATATTAATATTTTCCCAAATTATTACTTCAAAGGGGAAAAAATAATCTGTATTTGTGAATAATACTGCTCGTATTTTTTCAGGAACTTGACATGTCTCTGCCACAGTATGTTTGTATGGCAGTTCATCAAGCTTGCAGGTAATATTATAAAGATGATCTTTAGAATATGTATTTTCATTATCTAATATATAAAAGGGAAAgatcactgactgactcactcatcacaaaatctcagaaactacaagtgctaagAGTCTTAAACTTTGTATGGATGTTCatttttaggacgtaggtgacgtcattaagacgggattttgcgaaattcagcccctaagggggtaaaatGGGTagaaaagtttgtatgaaactttgcCTTTGTTTTAATGATAGGGTTGTAGGTATGTGTCCGAAGTCGCGGGTAATAgctaatattatgataaaacaGGAACTAGTTTTtgcaaattatttgtttttaggtaAATATCTAATTCTAATTATTCAGTTATGGATATAAACACTACAAATTGTAAacgaataaaactaaaattttaggttagctataaagttataaaaaaagacatatgtacttaagtattacatattattttacatttgcaGGATAAGCAAAGTGAAAGTACCAAAGAGTAAACTGGTGGACAAATCCCAGCTGAAGCCGGGGCAGTGGGGGAAGTTGGACATGGAATGGACGAAGTTCACAGACAAAAAGTTTGCCGTAGCTAAGAAGAAGAGAGGAAAGTCTGCTAAAACTGAtgttataggtaagtaatttaattaatttacggTAGTCACTGTGGTCGTCTAGCACACCGGCTAGCTTCTCAATCGCCTGTTCAAACCCTGCTGACGCATGACTtacactaatgagttattaagttaatactaacacagttggctcaacaaTATACCCGTAAGCTTATGTAATTTAATAGCAAAACAAGTTTGCAATCATCAACCCTTTAGAACTCATTTCATTTTCATGGGGTTGTGAACTTTGTATTAATTGTCTAAGAGTATTTCTTCTATAATgatgatatatttatatatcatatccttttttatatttatttatttttcatcctACTTTTGTGAAGGCTTATGGCTCTGCATACATCTAGGGACTACAGACTTAAATATATCTCTATATTTAATGCCAACATGCGCATATTACAGAACAAGAAGACAAGATGGACGTAGATGGtgaagtaataaaaaaagatgAACAAATAACAGAACCACAAATAGAACCATATGAGGACTGGAAGCAAAGAATATTGGAGGCTGCTTACAAGGAACTAAGAAAACAGAACAAGAACTTAGACAAACAACATAAGAACTTAGATGAGCAGCATAAGAACTCAGATAAACATAATGAGAACCAAAGTAAACAGACAAATAAACAAATGGTTATTTCCTTCTCTCCACGTAGATCGCCAAGAAAGACCCCACAGAAATATGAACCTTATAAAAGTCCCGTTAAAAACACTCCCGTTAAAGCTGTCAGATTATTGTTTAATTTATGATAACTCATTTATAGCTATTTACTTTAGGATTTTTGTTTGTGTATATTTAAGTACTGACATTTTAAAGTTTGAAAGAAGATTGACTGATTCaagcatttactaggtaagtaagtaggtaagtcacACTGTATGCGCGTATGaaatttcgttttaattttatgaattatgataatggcATTTTTGTATCGttagttaattttataattgaaatatACTTAAGTTTATACCTAgcgtatgttgtttttatttttcaacataCTTGGATATTGAGCTGTATTTATGCTTTTTTCGtttttatctaatttttttcgaggcttgagccactcttggtggtaatgccagcctcatagtttagagcgtttaatgatgatcaaatcatcaatttacaaaagaacaccattacagcactacacaatgctgttcagggattgttattcctaagagacacagtacagtatttatatgtgggataatgaaataactcggatattttttaaatgtctttactcctttttatacacacacaccccCTATATTAAAACCGAAATCCTCCCTCCcgtccgacatcgcaccaaagactctcctttcttacttttaaaaactcactacgtcccattcattaaccatcctcctttcataccataaacaatcaaattcccattcattatccttacatagcattcttaCTTTCctacaaatacagggtgttagtgacatcgtaacgaatactgagggggatgattccgaccatgattctgagtgaaaatgaagtggaattttccgttgcaaaattcatgtttttttttatttatttttttattattttcaattctatacttttgcgatcgaaaattccacttgatattaactcagaataatgagctaaatagccccctcagtattcgttatgatgtcacttatacaccccgtaccagtacatacaggtgcCCATACTCAGACTAATGAGTCTTCTAACGAGAAGGGGAAACAATTGTTATACGGTATTTTAACCATCCATtccagttttcatctcgagctggAAGGAagaagaaggcacgttaagccgttggtcccggctgcattagcagtcgttaataaccatcaatccgcactgggcccgcgtgatggtttaaggcccgatctccatatccatccatagggaaggctcgtgccccagcaatggggacgtttaatgggttgatgatgatgatagcttctattacctattactatataggaaaatgatacccgagttgattctgtgaatggatagggagaacgggacttaaaccatcacgcggacccagtgcggattgatgcttattaacgactgctaatgcagccgggactaacggcttcaCGTGgcttccgtagcacggaggagctcgacatgaaaaattttttttttgtggtcacccgtcctatgaccggcctttgcgaaagttgcttaactttaacaatcgcagaccgagcgtgtttaccgcgaATAGAAGCTATTTCCAGCaaaaaaaccgccacttaaaatttgaaatctctatgtctatgaaagccatttttcgatccatagtgcgACGTGCTGGAGAGGAAGGCGAAAGCACTAGTTCGATCAGCGATCTACCctgagagaaagagagaaaataTTCATACACTACCCCGTCCTCGCATTAGCCgtgcttttttatacataaacCACTGCTGAGGACACGCGTTCCGTCAATCATCGAGAGGGTAGAGTGTGGATCATACTCCTTCACTAACCACGTTaccaaaggcacgttaagccgttcgtcgcTAGCAAAAGCCGCCACCAACCCGCGCTAGATCTTTCTTATACTACTTTAAAATATGGCCATTAGCAACGAACATGCGACGTAACCATGCTTCATCCAGCCGCTTCTACATGGCCATGAAAGTCATTCAAAATGACTTGTAAACCGCTTTTACTATTATTTACAATCGGAAATGTTTACTGCCAGCAGAGGCAGAACATTACACAACTCCTGCAAAATGTCAACGAGATATACGACCAACCCAGCCGGCCCTCACCCAGCTACCCGCCTTCTATGGcgttcctcttcatcttcatgaCGCTATTTGTCGGAGTTCTCGTCAGAATTGTCATGCTATGGACCAGCATGTGCATCCCTTTCAGAATAATCATGTTCGCATTGGGCGGTCTCGCCGGATTCTGCGCGAACCGCTTCCCCGACTTCAAGCCGATCGTTCAAGTGTGCTACACCGATGTCGAAATTCTGCTAATAGTGTTTCTGCCTATTATAATCTTCAACACGGCATATTCCGTCGATGCTCATTCGTTTTGGAAGAGTTTCCCCCAGATAGTCCTAGTGGCCGTGCCGGGCGCTCTGATGACCGCTCTCCTAGCCGCGTTCATGGCGTATTATCTAGTAGATACCAGTTGGAATTTCGGAGCTTGTATGCTGTTCGGTGTGACCTGCATTCCAATATACCCCGGCGAGGTCGTGAGGCAATTGAAAGAAATGAGCCATGGAAAGTTCGTAAGCGTTCTGCTACTAGGAGAGGGCTTGATAGGCGACGCGACGGCGATGATCACGTTCACCGCCACCTTCGGCTACGTGTCTATGGCTGTCACGGAGGCCTCTCAGATCGCCCTCATGCTCGTGCGCTACATCGGAGGCGGTCTACTTCTAGGCATTGTCACGGGGAAGATACTCGGTTTCCTGATGTCACTGACGTACTACGACATGTTGTGCGTCGTAACACTCACATTCGCCGGGGCTTATTTGACGTATTACATCGGTGAGAAGTACTTCtacgtgtcagggttattggcGACGATCATAGTTGGCGTGATAGCGAGCAATAAGAAGAATACGATCGCGGGGGACATCGAGACGTCGGTGTCGCATTGCTGGGTGATAATGGCGCATGCGGCGAACACTTTGCTGTTTACTATGGTGGGGGTAGTGATATTTGAGAAGATCAGCTACATCATAACGGTGCGCCAGGTGACGCTGGTGTTCGTGACGTACATGACAGTGTACTGCTCGCGGCTGGTGATCTACTTCATGATGTTGCCGGTGCTGCGGCGCGTGGGCTACGGCATGCTGTGGCAGCATGGACTGGCGTGCGTGTGGGGTGGGCTGCGCGGCCCGCTGTCGCTGTGCTTCGCGCTGCTGGTGCTCCAAGCGCCACCGTTCACTGAGGCTGGGGAGGTGAGCTGGTAAAACTTAACGATCTATATTAGAATGTCTTTTTACTGATTGCACCTAAGCTCTTTAGTAGATTTTGTAGATACCCACACACGTACTTCGGAGTAAGTATAAAGTTTTACTATCACTATCTTTGATTCTACTAGACTTATTCCTAactcattataattttaaacgtATTAAAATCCACTGCTGGACTTATGCTCTTCCTTCTTACGTCATTCTTACTGATCTTGTACCACTTTGTAGATGGCTTGACAAGGTCACCGATCTATCTGGTCTGCCAACCGCCCAGACTCCCTTCTCATGATTACCACTCTCTTAATGTCTAACGCTCAACGGACACCTAGGGCTAGCCATCTAAGAGAACTACTGCGCTTGCTAACGTCTTTAGGCTAGGTATCTAAAATTATACATTCTTCCAGGTGTTTATAATCCAAACAGCAGGTCTAGTCCTATTGTCCCTACTGATCAACGCGACGACAATGACCAAAGTGCTAAAGATGCTGGGATTAGCTGAGATATCTCTGGCTAAAAAGGCCAACATGACCAACTGTGTGAAACGGATCATGCTCACCAGGGACCGCTGCATCTCCATGTTGAAGATGGACAAGTTCCTGGCTGATGCTAACTGGGATCTCGTGCAGGAAGGTACTTATATAGTAGAAGTTAGTTTATGTTTAgattacatttataaaatggaagcatagaataaggaataatactacgtatagaacggcaattctccgctccccaccagggaCGGTGCTAGgttcacccccctcggtcttactttagtcttcaatcgtatgggcgtcagacgtcagacgcagttgcgcgtgtacggtaacatcaatgtatagtgtctgtgtaaaacgaaggtttttgtatgaagtgtccggggtgtggtataaCTAAATCGTCTCCTTATagtgaagtgatttttgttaacaaaacctcgcaataaatAGCCATAAAAGTGTGTGGTCTCATTTTTACccagaatgaaattaattgatagAAATCCGAgattttattgaagaaaatcacgtcAGAATGTTTGGCTACACTGAAGTATTCTTTTTTGTATCGTGGTCCAAAGATATGACGATTACTTTACTACGAAATCACAGAATCCCAGGTGTCGGACATTTTTAGAAAACTTCTTTAGTTAAATTGGTGGTCTTACCGGTAATCCGAACAGTCCTATGGCGATCTTGGGGGTTAAAACggtgcgcatataaaaataagtgcgcaatgcaaacaaatgtcaaatagcaatatttattgcttttcttagatgaattgcttagatgtggcctttttaacccctgttGTCACTTCGTGATATCATTAGAGGGTACAAAAACGTGCGGTATCACTGAAGCTCTAGATCTTTCCACCTTAGTATATCACAAGTCTGATCAAGTACCTAGTCAATTTTGATACGTACAGGTACGACGATCAAACACCCGTACCAGCTCCAAATGCAAGGACGCGACGAGGATAGTGAGGACGAGACGTACATGGGGTACCGGTACACGACGTGTCCGGACTGCGAGCGAGAGATACCCAACGAGCCCACTAAGAAGGAGTTTGCAGAGATGATGAGGTACAGACGCTACAGTACAAACTACAATAGGTTCCGGAATACCGAGTAGAGTATTCTAGAAGCTGTTCAAGACACATAATCAATTCTTTTTTGTCATGTCGAGGTTTTGATGTATCCGTTACAAGATGACTCGCTCTTATTGTAAAAAAGCCAATCTTGATACCTGCCTGAAATTGGGCAACCAATCCTAAGCGtacttcaaaaaaaaagttcttcTACCAAATAAACTGAGTTGCCGGCCCCATGCATTGACTAGACGTgattaattgtagatttgctgttGCTCTGTGTTGGAGGCCCATGAgtcgtagtagcccagttggaagaacgcttgccactcattttgaggtcgcaggttcgaatccagcacaggcctaaacaaatgattgcagaatttgttttcgaattcatgtttgaatcataaattatcacgtgctcaacggtgaaggaaaacatcatgaggaaagccacattcccgagaaatgcatttttcggcgaaatgtgatctaacctgtattgggctagtttttccttcgcgggtt
It includes:
- the LOC126376664 gene encoding origin recognition complex subunit 6, translating into MGKQSKTLQLMAVKLGLNDEDKVLSKAAEFERLLQMKSTANTITDTAKAVICLDLAASFFKFDLDLKTAIKCSGLKSPSYTNSKKIVENLLELNTDRLTVPGLCLMLQCNVQELAERILEEYRRTAKIELDMSLPQYVCMAVHQACRISKVKVPKSKLVDKSQLKPGQWGKLDMEWTKFTDKKFAVAKKKRGKSAKTDVIEQEDKMDVDGEVIKKDEQITEPQIEPYEDWKQRILEAAYKELRKQNKNLDKQHKNLDEQHKNSDKHNENQSKQTNKQMVISFSPRRSPRKTPQKYEPYKSPVKNTPVKAVRLLFNL